Proteins from one [Limnothrix rosea] IAM M-220 genomic window:
- a CDS encoding response regulator, which translates to MVAHKILVIDDSKVIRMRVKDMLPDGNFEVIEAKNGLEGFNLINTEQPNLIMLDFLLPKMSGWEVYQEIQKRPELKVIPLVLMSGRKEEVTEKLTEPFELFSFIEKPFDQKQLIDAIKDAMAKARKHPKVVAPPAQDVSGDLSGGGAANDVAALQKRIDRLESEVETLKKQMSQLVSFIKQKLK; encoded by the coding sequence ATTGTGGCCCACAAAATCCTTGTGATCGACGATAGCAAAGTCATCCGCATGCGGGTGAAAGACATGTTGCCCGATGGTAATTTTGAAGTGATTGAGGCGAAAAATGGCCTTGAAGGCTTTAATCTCATTAATACCGAGCAGCCAAATTTAATTATGCTGGACTTTCTACTGCCGAAAATGAGCGGCTGGGAAGTCTACCAAGAGATTCAAAAGCGTCCAGAACTGAAGGTCATTCCCTTAGTTCTGATGTCTGGGCGTAAGGAAGAAGTCACAGAGAAGTTGACGGAACCCTTTGAACTATTTTCGTTCATCGAAAAACCCTTTGATCAGAAACAACTCATCGATGCCATTAAAGATGCCATGGCGAAGGCGCGTAAGCATCCTAAGGTTGTGGCACCGCCGGCTCAAGATGTTTCTGGTGATCTGAGTGGTGGTGGTGCTGCCAACGATGTTGCAGCGCTGCAGAAGCGTATTGATCGTCTCGAAAGTGAGGTTGAAACCCTTAAAAAACAGATGAGCCAGTTAGTCAGCTTTATTAAGCAAAAGCTAAAGTAA
- a CDS encoding AI-2E family transporter, translated as MNFRKWSGFIVFLGSLYILWQLREFLLLLLTAVILANALNVLVVKLQNLSTALAKKFKQPRLCLGRPYAVVVSLLLVGFTIWLAFTIVVPPFIEQVQLLFEKLNSGLYQLDDWVEVRLVQIEQNLNVEISQQIPDLSGLIDQIPTLFNELLSRGWTFFSDTLKVLLNLLLLLVLTLMFLADPQPYRRGFIRLFPSFYRRRIDEILTLCAVDLRGWVAGIMFNMLCIGICSFLGLSLLGLSLALPQAILAGLLTFIPNIGPALSVIPPIMIALLEEPWKVWAVIILYFGIQQIEGNLLTPLVMSRQVSLLPAITLLAQVLFAVSLQLGFLGLFLALPLTVIAQVLVREILVKDILDPWQEIHDLPPQNTSVVMETAYVVTESETPVETAESNRPQPGETLPPSDT; from the coding sequence GTGAATTTTCGCAAATGGAGTGGCTTTATTGTCTTCCTCGGGTCCCTCTACATTTTGTGGCAACTCCGGGAATTTCTATTACTGCTGCTCACTGCGGTTATTTTGGCCAACGCCCTGAATGTACTGGTCGTCAAACTCCAAAATCTCAGCACCGCCCTCGCTAAAAAATTTAAGCAGCCCCGTCTTTGCCTTGGGCGACCCTATGCCGTTGTAGTGTCATTACTGCTAGTGGGCTTTACTATTTGGCTGGCATTTACCATCGTTGTGCCCCCATTTATTGAGCAAGTCCAGTTACTCTTCGAAAAATTAAATTCTGGTTTATACCAACTGGATGATTGGGTTGAAGTCCGACTCGTGCAAATTGAGCAAAATTTAAATGTGGAAATTAGCCAGCAAATTCCGGATTTAAGTGGCTTAATTGATCAAATTCCAACTTTATTTAATGAGCTATTGAGTCGGGGTTGGACATTTTTTTCCGATACCCTAAAAGTGCTGCTCAATCTATTGCTGCTGCTGGTGCTGACGCTGATGTTCCTTGCGGATCCACAACCCTACCGCCGTGGTTTTATTCGATTATTTCCCTCGTTTTATCGCCGCCGCATTGATGAAATCTTGACCCTGTGCGCTGTTGATTTGCGGGGTTGGGTCGCGGGCATTATGTTCAATATGCTTTGTATTGGCATTTGTAGTTTCCTTGGCCTCTCGCTATTGGGGTTATCCTTGGCCTTGCCCCAAGCGATTTTGGCTGGGCTGCTCACGTTTATTCCGAATATTGGCCCCGCTTTGAGTGTGATTCCGCCGATTATGATTGCCCTCCTTGAAGAGCCGTGGAAGGTTTGGGCTGTGATTATTTTGTATTTTGGTATTCAGCAGATCGAGGGTAATTTACTCACGCCTTTGGTCATGTCGAGGCAGGTTTCTCTATTGCCGGCGATTACTTTGCTTGCTCAGGTTTTGTTTGCTGTCTCGCTCCAGTTGGGATTTTTGGGTTTATTTTTGGCGCTACCTTTGACTGTGATTGCTCAGGTGCTGGTGAGGGAAATTTTGGTGAAAGATATTCTTGATCCTTGGCAGGAAATTCATGATTTGCCGCCGCAAAATACTTCTGTGGTAATGGAAACGGCGTATGTTGTCACGGAATCGGAGACTCCGGTGGAGACGGCAGAGTCTAATCGGCCGCAGCCGGGGGAAACTTTACCACCGAGCGATACCTGA